The following proteins are encoded in a genomic region of Rhodoferax aquaticus:
- a CDS encoding carbon-nitrogen hydrolase family protein produces MKVAALQMVSTGILDDNLNQAATLLAQAAAQGAELAILPEYFCLIGQRDSDKLSIQERFGTGPIQAFLATQAKTLGLWIVGGTMPLSASGPDRVYNSSLVFNPQGECVARYDKIHLFRFDNGHESYDESKVLDRGDTPAQFELPSKDGHRWTIGLSVCYDLRFAELYRGYAATGCDLMLVPSAFTHTTGQAHWEVLLRARAIENLAFVAAAAQGGVHPSGRQTWGQSVLIDPWGKVLAQQAQGAGVVVADLDATQLAQQRSQLPALQHRVLVAS; encoded by the coding sequence ATGAAAGTTGCAGCCCTTCAAATGGTGTCCACCGGCATCCTTGACGACAACCTAAACCAAGCTGCCACTTTGCTGGCACAAGCCGCTGCGCAAGGCGCTGAATTGGCCATACTGCCAGAATACTTTTGCCTGATTGGCCAACGTGACTCTGACAAACTGTCTATCCAAGAGCGTTTTGGCACAGGGCCCATTCAGGCCTTTTTGGCGACCCAGGCGAAGACCCTGGGCCTTTGGATCGTGGGAGGAACTATGCCTCTTTCCGCTTCTGGCCCTGACCGCGTATACAACAGCAGCTTGGTGTTTAACCCGCAAGGGGAATGCGTCGCCCGGTACGACAAGATTCACCTGTTTCGCTTTGACAATGGGCACGAAAGCTACGACGAGTCCAAGGTCTTGGACCGCGGCGATACGCCCGCACAGTTCGAGTTGCCGTCCAAAGACGGGCACCGCTGGACCATTGGCCTTAGCGTGTGCTACGACTTGCGTTTTGCGGAGCTGTACCGTGGCTACGCCGCTACGGGCTGCGATTTAATGCTGGTGCCCAGTGCGTTCACCCACACCACCGGCCAAGCGCATTGGGAGGTTTTACTCAGGGCGCGCGCTATTGAAAACTTGGCATTTGTGGCTGCTGCAGCCCAAGGTGGCGTGCACCCCAGCGGCAGACAGACTTGGGGCCAATCCGTGCTCATTGACCCGTGGGGCAAGGTCCTGGCGCAACAGGCCCAAGGCGCAGGCGTCGTCGTGGCTGATCTCGACGCTACCCAGCTGGCACAACAGCGCAGCCAGCTTCCTGCGCTGCAACATCGTGTCCTAGTCGCAAGCTAG